Within Ipomoea triloba cultivar NCNSP0323 chromosome 9, ASM357664v1, the genomic segment ATGAACGTTGATTGATTACACAATAACTGAATTACACAGTGATAGTATACCTATACGAGAGTTGGCATCAGACTCTCCTAAACTATAGGTATTAACCATTGACTAATAactaactaataataatacaaatattaaatataagagtGCAACATGTTACATGACTAACAAGATTAAATCTCAAATACTATTTGGTCAGCTTATGCAAATTCAggttcacattttttttttgagtgatgaggaAAACCCGCAGCCACTACTATGCACCGgataaaccccgccttgtgaccctagccggcaaagaacAGTAAACCGCCAATAGGCTGCTCCCGCTGGGAGTTGAACTTATAAACTTATGGTTGGGTTGGGTTGCCCTAGGTTCACATTTTTTCTCCGGGGAAGGGGGGCGTATGAAGTCAATGCAAGACTAGACATTAAAGAATCATTATCACTCAAATAGCCAAAaggataaaatataatactcatCATCCCCAAGACATAGTAACATGCAAGTTAGATATACATATTTCAATTTGTCATTTGGAAGAACAGTGAAATCAATCAAGTCAGGATTGTTAAACAAAACTCTTATGGCTTCACTAAAGGAGTTGcacaaagaaaaattaaaaagaactcAGATCAAACCTTTGTCTTTGTATTTCTGGTATAACTGGTTCATCTCAGTGTAATTTGTGTTGGTCAGGCCACTGCACAaggaacaaaacaaattaagagAATAATTACTATAACTTTGTTCCTATAAATTCATTCAATAAGTCTCAACCACACACCAAAAGAAAGGATCAAATGCTGAATGAGAGAGAAGCCTGTAACATACCATTCTGATGCAACATTGACAATCATCAGGACCTTTCCCTTGTAGGTGCTAAGATTAACATCATTTCCTTTAGCATCCTGCAATGCTCAATTGTGTCAAAGACAAAAAGTTAGCCAATATATCCAACCATTTACAGATATGAAATAGTACGTAGGCTTATATGCTGTATAAAATCACATGACAGGTGGGACAATTCAGCCAAGTTAGTTAGGCTGTTCGCTTAGTAACCTTGTTGGTTAGTTTGAATCAAAGAAACTTaggcttttttatttttcttatggtCCTTTGCTGACTGATTAGATCACAAGGCGAAGTTTATACAGTGCAGTATATGATAGTGCACAATATTGGATAGTGGCTCCTCTTCAACCAAAAATAATCACATGACAggtagaaaataaagagaaatcaGTATGCATGCGATGATAACTCTGCATACACACAGAGATATCATTAACTAAACATATCAAAATTAACACAAATATGGTTCTTGAGGAACACTCAAATTCTGATAAAGACGAAGCATAATACCCAGTTTCAAAAAGTGACCACAAAAATATGTTACACCCATCATCAAGGCTCGAAGTCACAGACAGAGGCATTTAAGCAAACACCCAGAGCTCGAAAATCACAGACCTTGACAGTGAAGTCGTAGATTGAATTTGAAGCAGCCTTGCTGGGTTCACTGCCCATGGAGTGAAGCGATCTCAAAGCCGAAAACACAAGCCTTGTTGGGGCAACCGAGGAAGCAGCTAAAGAAGGGGAAAATGTGGTTCTGATGAGCCGAGAGGGTACGAGGTTCGAGGGAGCAGATGAGGATTCGAGATGGATTGTCCTAATTATAATCACACAAGAAGAAGATTGCCTTAGTACGAATAGATTCCGTGAGAGGAAAAGACGGCTGACAGAAGAGAGCATGATTAGAAACGAAGCAGAGTTCGAAAAATGGAAATTAAGGTCAGATTGTTAACGTTGGTGTTCGGTTTCCTTTATGAACACGCGGCGTGTGGTTACATATGACACTTGGCTGCTCTGCTGTCAACTTCTCccttttttttctaaaaactaTGGTATTTTtagttgtgcttcagtaagttgagaaagtaattatgagcAGATATTATAGTATaacagtagtattaaaaaaaattttaaacattatttttaattcatcaaaactatactaataaaattttacatttaaaaaaattacaatttaataaatatcataaagtaattgttttcatattatttatgtttataataaaAGGAAAGTAATTTGTggagtaataatttttaaaaattaatatataatgactaattaatatgatatgattaattagattttcaatttatttagttttattttttaattaaataattataaatgttCTTTAGTTAGTTTTAGCATGATACTAACAgagtaataataatgtaatgaagaatattttgttaaattataatgtaatgtataacattttaaatttgggGTCTATTTAGAAActtagaaaatgttttttttttttgaaaaaataatttctaaaaaaaggacttattttttgaaaaaatattttaatttcttagtgTTTAACTGAATGTAagaaaattatcttttttttttttttctgtttggttgaaagttaataaattgtactttttttgtttggttcattttattgaaaatgaatatattatttgttgaacatattatttattataataataataataattcaacgaAGGCCTTTATTAATAACATCAACTAATTATACTCTCTAACCCAATTAACTAAAAACCATTTATCAAACAAGATCTTTATTTTTCtcacaaaattataattcatttccATCATAATTCTCTACTCTTCCGACCAAAAGTTTGTGAATTCTAATTAattgggggaaaaaaaaaaaaaagaaaccgaTAATATGGGAGTAAAGGGGGCCCACAAATGCTATGGGAGGGCTACACCCCTTCTCTTCGGCTCTACCTTAGTCACCGAGCTTGAAGTCCTTCAAATCCTCATCTCCGTTATCGCCGGCGGTGAGAATCAGAGTTTAGGAAAGGGATGACGCTCACAGTGTATGTTGATCGCATGTCCCAACCTTCTCGGGCAGTCCTCATTTTCTGcaggttttttctttttctttttctttttaaactctCTTACCCATTCAAGCAATCAAGACCCAAAGTTCTGCATCTATTGATTAAAATTTCAAGATTTCCTtataaaatttgcaattttgttAATACCCACGTTTCCCTTTTGCACTCCTTATGAATTTAAGCTGAAAaagattttcttgatttttgatATCGTAAGGGTAAATGGGATAGACTTTGAGGAGGTCCAACTTCAGCTTGCTAAGGGCCAGCACAAGTCTCCTGAGTTCAAAAGTTTGTCTTTTTCAACTTATTTGTTTACTGAAAGTTGTGGATAATTGAAAATGCTTTCTTTAATTCTCTTTGCACTGTTTTGTTCCAGAAATTAACCCCATGACACAGGTGCCTGCTATTGTGGATGGAAGATTCAGATTGTTTGAGAGGTAgtgtatattttgtaatttacaAAAAGCAATTGACTTTATATGTAATCACATGTTCATGATTGGCCATGGTTATGTTCTTTAAGATCTGCTACTGAAAAGGAAATTGGAGTTTCTGAAAATGGACAGATTAAAGAAAACTTGGGAGCTCTAATTTTTATGATCTCTTCTCTTTCTTGTGCTCACATGGCTATATGTTTTTCAGTCATGCAATTCTCAAATATCTAGCTTGTTCATTTCCTGGAGTTGCAGATCATTGGTGAGTTTATGGTTTATGCTTTGTGCTTTAGCAATTGATTCCCAATTATAATGTTTGAAGTGATGCGTTTTCTATTACTTCGATGTTCGTTTTAAATTATAGGATTCTGTAATTGTTTCTTCGAGTTTGTGTCTATGCACTCAAAGTCTAATTCTTGGTATCTACTGCTTTGTCTTTGGAGGTATCCGGCTGATCTATTCAAAAGAGCAAAGATAGACTCGGTGCTAGATTGGCATCACTCTAATTTACGACGTGGCTCAGGTGCTTTTCCTTTTGAAATCGAAGATTACTTCAAGACTGAATTTGTTTTCACTCTCCCGTCATCCCATTGTGTCTCTGGTTTGATACATCTGGTTTTATCCAATTGATATGCACTTACAGCTGCTTCTGTGTTCAGCTCGGTATGTTTTTAATAGTACACTCGCAACTGCATTTGGCCTGCCATTGAACCCGGAAGCTGCAGCTGAAGCTGAGAAGGTCCTGTTGGCTT encodes:
- the LOC116031002 gene encoding probable phospholipid hydroperoxide glutathione peroxidase, with the translated sequence MLSSVSRLFLSRNLFVLRQSSSCVIIIRTIHLESSSAPSNLVPSRLIRTTFSPSLAASSVAPTRLVFSALRSLHSMGSEPSKAASNSIYDFTVKDAKGNDVNLSTYKGKVLMIVNVASECGLTNTNYTEMNQLYQKYKDKGFEILAFPCNQFGSQEPGTNEEIMQRACTRFKAEFPVFQKVDVNGANTAPVYKFLKSSKGGLFGGSIKWNFTKFIVDKDGNIVERYSPTTSPASIEKDLKKLLGIA
- the LOC116031003 gene encoding glutathione S-transferase T1-like is translated as MTLTVYVDRMSQPSRAVLIFCRVNGIDFEEVQLQLAKGQHKSPEFKKINPMTQVPAIVDGRFRLFESHAILKYLACSFPGVADHWYPADLFKRAKIDSVLDWHHSNLRRGSARYVFNSTLATAFGLPLNPEAAAEAEKVLLASLDKIESFWLQRNGRFLLGSSQPSIADVSLVCEIMQLEIVEEKDRDRILSPYSKVQKWIDDTKKATMPHFDEIHAALFKLKQRLQKQRSECSNLHSKM